In Candidatus Liberibacter africanus PTSAPSY, the genomic stretch TATAATCGCAATAATACCTTACAAGGAATTTTTGTGGTGGACGCACGTAATACTCAAATGCACAACATATACTATGCATTAAACGGATTCTTAGATTTAGATAAAAAATCTATAATCCTACAAGACGGTGAAACACATCGTAAATCACCTTTATCCAATGAAATATCAATTATAAAATTTAAATCTTATACTTTGGCGATGCAATCTCCCAATTCCACACAAACCATTGCACTCAAAGCACCAGAGCACAATCTATCCTTCCTTTTAAATCCAGACCCCAATAATCCTAGCTATCAAACAGGACTTATAGGAACATATCGTGCAGAACTTCATAAACGATTGACGCAATGGTTATTCCCTATAATATTTGGGCTCATTTCCATAATCGCAGCTGATAAAAGAGGATCTATGCGTCAACGATCAAAAATACACCCTATATTTATATCATTATCTATGTCTTTTGGATTTTTCGGAGGATTTTCTTATATCATAAATGGTATTGAGAAAAATCCTGGGTACATTCCATTGTTATATCTATTCCTTTTTTGTACATCCAGTACATTTATCTTTATGATTCAGAATAAATATACAAAAATATAGCAAGATAATTCATTATATTACTGCAATATTGGAGATTTTATGCCAGGGATTTTATGGAAGTATTTTTTTAAATATTATTTGAAGAATACTTTATACTTTTTATTAGCAATCACCGTATTAATTTTCGTTATTGACCTCAACGAAATACAAACGCGAATGGGTGGACTTCCTAAGTATGAAACATCTTGGGGGATCATACTAGTCTTCACGCGCGTACCGTTAATAATCCAACAAGTCATTCCATTCATAATCTTGGTTGCTAATATAGTTGTTTTTTTTAGACTCAATAAAACCAATGAATTAATTGTCTCGCGTGCCATAGGAATTTCCATATGGCAATTGCTTGCCCCTTTTGCCACTGGATCATTTTTGATAGGAATATTTATAATATTATTTGTCAATCCAATTTCTATTACAGGAGAAAAAAT encodes the following:
- a CDS encoding LptF/LptG family permease, which produces MKIFEIYILRQISRSFFIACSFVIFIAWTIQVLRQINLISYDTESLTVLFKISYNIIPTIFPMVIPFCFAMESTNILTSMNKNAELLIVDNTGTSRITLIKPVLLLATLLSVFLFISENSLEPKCRAIIKQISARAQLTLLFSALEENSFFEISDQLYVEISKYNRNNTLQGIFVVDARNTQMHNIYYALNGFLDLDKKSIILQDGETHRKSPLSNEISIIKFKSYTLAMQSPNSTQTIALKAPEHNLSFLLNPDPNNPSYQTGLIGTYRAELHKRLTQWLFPIIFGLISIIAADKRGSMRQRSKIHPIFISLSMSFGFFGGFSYIINGIEKNPGYIPLLYLFLFCTSSTFIFMIQNKYTKI